A genomic window from Candidatus Neomarinimicrobiota bacterium includes:
- a CDS encoding ATPase, T2SS/T4P/T4SS family, with protein MDINVIPFNERATPTKNPIDLNISAVEIVELLLHQAVTSRASDIHLESREGALSVRYRIDGLLSRGPDITRQQSAVLSRLKILANMDIAEKRRPQDGKFSFSGSNGELDVRVSTLPGIHGEKIVLRLLNRSDQNLSADH; from the coding sequence ATGGATATCAACGTTATCCCTTTTAATGAGAGAGCGACTCCTACCAAGAATCCCATAGACCTGAACATATCGGCTGTGGAGATCGTGGAGCTGCTGCTCCACCAGGCTGTTACCAGCCGGGCCAGTGACATTCATCTGGAGTCCCGGGAAGGGGCGCTTTCAGTCCGATACCGCATCGACGGCCTGCTATCCCGGGGGCCTGACATCACCCGGCAGCAGTCGGCGGTGCTCAGCCGGTTGAAGATCCTGGCCAACATGGACATTGCCGAGAAGCGCCGTCCCCAGGACGGGAAGTTCAGCTTCAGCGGGTCCAATGGCGAGCTGGACGTGCGGGTCTCCACCCTGCCCGGCATTCATGGAGAAAAAATCGTCCTGCGGTTGCTGAACCGCTCCGATCAGAACCTGTCTGCTGACCACTAA